In Ctenopharyngodon idella isolate HZGC_01 chromosome 1, HZGC01, whole genome shotgun sequence, a single genomic region encodes these proteins:
- the LOC127513920 gene encoding CMRF35-like molecule 5 isoform X2, protein MKSFYVLGIWICLSGIGISATDGTESHGYSGRHIIIKCSHRWASTKIKYFCRNPCGDRDVLVKSDRSPEGRYRLEDSGTGTFNVTITDLQESDSGIYWCGVERFGKDTYQKVSLKVSKGENWDSQSSTTTSSLPTSPSRDDNKTNIYSTIEFKGAVVSSKPAVYESTQSGFLMFTAVTLSVMVIISAVVLCVWNMQIRKSHSSNAEAEIRGTTCSTETAGDYEEITESQRQIDAYTNVTIYSVVNISPAANQIQDPPLYSTITIANKLQTPVL, encoded by the exons ATGAAGTCTTTCTATGTTCTTGGGATCTGGATCTGTCTGTCAG GAATTGGGATTTCAGCTACAGATGGAACTGAGAGTCATGGATACAGTGGAAGACACATCATAATTAAATGTTCCCACCGCTGGGCTTCAACCAAAATAAAGTATTTCTGCCGAAATCCATGTGGAGACAGAGATGTTTTAGTTAAATCGGATCGGTCACCTGAAGGGAGATACAGACTGGAGGATTCTGGGACAGGAACCTTTAACGTGACCATCACTGATCTACAGGAGTCAGACTCTGGGATTTACTGGTGTGGAGTGGAGAGATTTGGAAAAGACACATATCAGAAAGTCAGTCTAAAAGTATCTAAAG GGGAAAATTGGGATTCTCAATCCTCCACAACAACTAGTTCATTACCAACATCTCCATCACGTGATGACAACAAAACCAACATCTATTCAACAATAG aatTTAAAGGTGCTGTTGTTTCATCTAAACCGGCAGTTTATGAAAGCACACAATCTG GTTTTCTGATGTTCACAGCCGTCACTCTGTCTGTGATGGTGATTATATCTGCGGTGGTTTTATGTGTATGGAATATGCAGATAAGAAAGTCACACAGTTCCAATG CTGAAGCTGAAATCCGAGGCACCACATGTTCTACGGAG ACTGCTGGTGATTATGAGGAGATCACAGAGAGTCAACGGCAGATTGATGCATACACAAATGTCACCATTTATTCTGTTGTCAATATAAGTCCTGCAGCCAATCAAATCCAAGATCCTCCCCTATACTCCACCATCACCATTGCAAACAAACTCCAAACCCCAGTGCTCTAG
- the LOC127513920 gene encoding CMRF35-like molecule 5 isoform X1, which yields MKSFYVLGIWICLSAGIGISATDGTESHGYSGRHIIIKCSHRWASTKIKYFCRNPCGDRDVLVKSDRSPEGRYRLEDSGTGTFNVTITDLQESDSGIYWCGVERFGKDTYQKVSLKVSKGENWDSQSSTTTSSLPTSPSRDDNKTNIYSTIEFKGAVVSSKPAVYESTQSGFLMFTAVTLSVMVIISAVVLCVWNMQIRKSHSSNAEAEIRGTTCSTETAGDYEEITESQRQIDAYTNVTIYSVVNISPAANQIQDPPLYSTITIANKLQTPVL from the exons ATGAAGTCTTTCTATGTTCTTGGGATCTGGATCTGTCTGTCAG CAGGAATTGGGATTTCAGCTACAGATGGAACTGAGAGTCATGGATACAGTGGAAGACACATCATAATTAAATGTTCCCACCGCTGGGCTTCAACCAAAATAAAGTATTTCTGCCGAAATCCATGTGGAGACAGAGATGTTTTAGTTAAATCGGATCGGTCACCTGAAGGGAGATACAGACTGGAGGATTCTGGGACAGGAACCTTTAACGTGACCATCACTGATCTACAGGAGTCAGACTCTGGGATTTACTGGTGTGGAGTGGAGAGATTTGGAAAAGACACATATCAGAAAGTCAGTCTAAAAGTATCTAAAG GGGAAAATTGGGATTCTCAATCCTCCACAACAACTAGTTCATTACCAACATCTCCATCACGTGATGACAACAAAACCAACATCTATTCAACAATAG aatTTAAAGGTGCTGTTGTTTCATCTAAACCGGCAGTTTATGAAAGCACACAATCTG GTTTTCTGATGTTCACAGCCGTCACTCTGTCTGTGATGGTGATTATATCTGCGGTGGTTTTATGTGTATGGAATATGCAGATAAGAAAGTCACACAGTTCCAATG CTGAAGCTGAAATCCGAGGCACCACATGTTCTACGGAG ACTGCTGGTGATTATGAGGAGATCACAGAGAGTCAACGGCAGATTGATGCATACACAAATGTCACCATTTATTCTGTTGTCAATATAAGTCCTGCAGCCAATCAAATCCAAGATCCTCCCCTATACTCCACCATCACCATTGCAAACAAACTCCAAACCCCAGTGCTCTAG